atttaaattttaaaaatgttaatgaaAGGTATTGTTAAATTGCTGCAGCAAAAAATGAGATAAGAGATAATGAAAAAACTAAGAGCAGCTAGAAGAATTCATACTTGTTAGAGACCAAGCAGATTCTAGATATCTTATGGCAGGAGGCAAGAACATGGAATGCAAGGAAATTGGCAATCTATCCAAATATAGGCAAAGGAAATTGGCAATCTATCCAAATATAGGCAAAGGAAATCAAATTGACAAAAGGTGAAATGAACACATCCAAGTCATCGGAGAATCAAACACGCTAACAATCAACTCCACATTTGACTGTCATTAATCATAACAAAATTTTGCTCAAACACATCCTCTAACTCAAAAGACTTAACTTCATCATCTCTTTTAGCTCTTTGAGGCCTGTTTTTCCTTTGCCTTCTGAATCTTCAAAACCTTCTTCACAATCTTTTGCTCCTCCACCAAGAAAGCCCGGATAATTCTGTAGAATAAACACGCGAAACCACACTCAAAGCCAGCCTTCATCACTTCCaaaaaaccacaaaacaatATATTATCAGGGTTACATACCTCTCCCTAACAGCACTTCCAGATAAGACTCCGCCATACGCACGGTTCACAGTCCTGCGATTCCTTGACAGTCTAGACCTCTTGTATTCAGCAGGTCTCAAGTGAGGGATCtgcaaagaaagagaaaattcaATCAGAACCAGTACTATCAGATCACTCTTTGTTAAGAAAAGCAGAGTTCAAAACACTGCGGTTTGCAATCATCGAGTGCTCACTCGCttgaatctttaaaaataagtaaGAAATCATGAACCAGACACATATAAATCAGAAACTTATGTCAAATAAGCAACAATATGTAGAAGTTAATACCATTAacaagattaaagaaaaaaattcttataagaCAACCACACAAAGTGTTGTAGATTATCATGCAAACAACAAACATCGCAGAAGTGCATTTAAGCAGGGCTGACTTCAAACCAGCATCAAAACTACAAAATATTGTTCGAATTCACCCTTCTATGGTTTAAAACTTGTAAGATGAGATTGCAGCAACCTGCTTCACCAGATTTCTGGGCGATACCAATCagcataacaaaaaaagaagtgatCTGTACCTCCTAAACTCTCAGCCAATCACTCCTCCCCTTATACAGGCATTAATCGACCTACCCTTATACAGGCATTAATGGACTTACGGCATGTAAAAAGTTAACGTAATTCAACATGATACAGATTGTTAAGTTTCCaactattaacca
The genomic region above belongs to Populus alba chromosome 12, ASM523922v2, whole genome shotgun sequence and contains:
- the LOC118044864 gene encoding large ribosomal subunit protein eL34 → MVQRLTYRKRHSYATKSNQHRVVKTPGGKLVYQTTKKRASGPKCPVTGKRIQGIPHLRPAEYKRSRLSRNRRTVNRAYGGVLSGSAVRERIIRAFLVEEQKIVKKVLKIQKAKEKQASKS